A stretch of Acidimicrobiales bacterium DNA encodes these proteins:
- the ettA gene encoding energy-dependent translational throttle protein EttA, whose translation MAAQFIFTMHKVGRFIPPDRDVLKDITLAFYPGAKIGVLGPNGAGKSTLLRIMAGIDQEFTGEARLTDGFTVGMLEQEPHLDPAKDVMGNVMDGVGEVAGLLREYDEVLAGWSDPDADYEKLGARQADLESKIEAAGAWDLQRNVEIAMDALRTPPGDTPVDNLSGGEARRVAMARLLLAKPDLLLLDEPTNHLDAESVAWLERTLQDYAGTVVAITHDRYFLDNVAGWILELDRGKGMPFEGNYSGFLEQKEARYAQEQKDDDKRTRTLKRELEWVRMAPKARQAKGKARLAQYEKLLEEQKAADGRQNDLEIVIPADTRLGDVVIEADGISKAFGDKLLIDDLSFSLPPAGIVGVIGANGAGKSTLFKMIIEAAEEAGDADAQPDNGTLRIGPTVTLGYVDQNRTLDPDKTVYEEITGGVDDLVVGGREINGRAYVASFNFRGSDQQKKVGTLSGGERNRVHLAKVLKEGANVLLLDEPTNDLDVDTLRALEDAVEAYAGCAVIVSHDRWFLDRVATHMLAFEGDSQVRWFEGNFTEYADYRKREHGVDAMRPQRIKYKPVSRS comes from the coding sequence ATGGCCGCCCAGTTCATCTTCACCATGCACAAGGTCGGTCGGTTCATCCCGCCGGACCGCGACGTGCTCAAGGACATCACGCTCGCCTTCTACCCAGGCGCCAAGATCGGTGTGCTCGGCCCCAACGGTGCGGGCAAGTCCACCCTGTTGCGGATCATGGCCGGCATCGATCAGGAGTTCACCGGCGAGGCCCGGCTCACGGACGGCTTCACGGTCGGCATGCTGGAGCAGGAACCCCATCTCGACCCGGCGAAGGACGTGATGGGCAACGTGATGGACGGCGTCGGCGAGGTCGCCGGGCTGCTGCGCGAGTACGACGAGGTCCTGGCGGGCTGGTCGGACCCCGACGCCGACTACGAGAAGCTCGGAGCCCGGCAAGCGGACCTCGAGTCCAAGATCGAGGCGGCCGGCGCGTGGGATCTCCAGCGCAACGTGGAGATCGCCATGGACGCGTTGCGCACGCCACCCGGTGACACGCCGGTCGACAACCTGTCCGGTGGTGAGGCCCGCCGCGTGGCGATGGCCCGGCTGCTCCTCGCGAAGCCGGACCTGCTGCTGCTCGACGAGCCGACCAACCATCTCGACGCCGAATCCGTCGCCTGGCTCGAGCGGACGCTGCAGGACTATGCGGGCACGGTCGTCGCGATCACGCACGATCGCTACTTCCTCGACAACGTCGCCGGCTGGATCCTCGAGCTCGACCGAGGCAAGGGCATGCCCTTCGAGGGCAACTACTCCGGGTTCCTCGAACAGAAGGAAGCCCGCTACGCCCAGGAGCAGAAGGACGACGACAAGCGCACCCGCACGCTCAAGCGCGAGCTCGAGTGGGTCCGGATGGCGCCGAAGGCCCGCCAGGCGAAGGGCAAGGCCCGCCTCGCCCAGTACGAGAAGCTGCTCGAGGAGCAGAAGGCCGCCGACGGCCGCCAGAACGATCTCGAGATCGTGATCCCGGCCGACACCCGCCTCGGCGACGTCGTCATCGAAGCCGACGGGATCTCCAAGGCCTTCGGCGACAAGCTCCTGATCGACGACCTCTCGTTCTCCCTCCCGCCCGCCGGCATCGTCGGCGTGATCGGCGCGAACGGCGCCGGCAAGTCGACCCTGTTCAAGATGATCATCGAGGCGGCCGAGGAGGCCGGCGACGCCGATGCCCAGCCCGACAACGGCACCCTGCGGATCGGGCCGACCGTCACCCTCGGCTATGTCGACCAGAACCGCACGCTCGATCCGGACAAGACGGTCTACGAGGAGATCACCGGCGGCGTCGACGACCTCGTCGTGGGCGGCCGGGAGATCAACGGCCGCGCCTATGTCGCGTCGTTCAACTTCCGCGGCTCGGACCAACAGAAGAAGGTCGGCACGCTGTCCGGCGGCGAGCGCAACCGGGTCCATCTCGCGAAGGTGCTCAAGGAGGGGGCCAACGTGCTCCTGCTCGACGAGCCGACCAACGACCTGGACGTCGACACGCTGCGGGCCCTCGAGGACGCGGTGGAGGCCTACGCCGGCTGTGCGGTCATCGTGAGCCACGATCGCTGGTTCCTCGACCGGGTCGCCACCCACATGCTCGCCTTCGAGGGCGACAGTCAGGTCCGCTGGTTCGAGGGCAACTTCACGGAATACGCCGACTATCGCAAGCGCGAGCACGGCGTCGACGCCATGCGCCCCCAGCGCATCAAGTACAAGCCGGTCTCCCGCAGCTGA
- a CDS encoding helix-turn-helix domain-containing protein, which translates to MDGPDTTRRRWVAPGLAQLFEIVLDAAGDRRDLTLGERDRFFAAGQTAVDSGGSLSELIDGYLAGAGQLWEQVFGSIEPDGALEVGRSLRRVSESAVGALAEGFESAQRRFIRAEESLRRELFDDLLGGRLRDDPLDERATLAGLPTGVGFAVAVAETDQALSDSGPIHLRADTALAGRAPDRGLITFTKAGQLVVLLPKGTPGDLGFVHDELMSVHDADWWVGVGGRADDLGAVDRAYQEAREALGLCRLFGSARVGVYDTMLAHRVLAGSPEVAAELVAAVLGPLERSSRGDLLETLETFIAHGGNMAAVARAMALGPRTVSYRLDRIAELTGWSAREADGRFTLELALRCRPLVGRRSAGGASSARKRGR; encoded by the coding sequence ATGGACGGCCCCGACACGACTCGACGCCGGTGGGTCGCGCCGGGCCTCGCCCAACTGTTCGAGATCGTGCTCGACGCCGCGGGTGACCGCCGCGACCTCACCCTCGGCGAGCGGGACCGGTTCTTCGCGGCGGGTCAGACGGCCGTCGACAGCGGCGGGTCGCTCAGCGAGCTCATCGACGGGTACCTCGCGGGTGCGGGGCAGCTCTGGGAGCAGGTGTTCGGGTCGATCGAGCCCGACGGCGCACTGGAGGTCGGCCGGTCCCTGCGGCGCGTGTCCGAGAGTGCGGTCGGCGCGCTGGCCGAGGGGTTCGAGTCCGCCCAACGACGCTTCATCCGGGCCGAGGAGTCGCTCCGCCGGGAACTGTTCGACGACCTTCTCGGTGGGCGCCTCCGCGATGACCCGCTCGACGAACGGGCCACGCTCGCCGGGCTTCCGACGGGTGTCGGGTTCGCCGTCGCCGTCGCCGAGACCGACCAGGCCTTGTCCGACAGCGGGCCGATCCACCTGCGAGCCGACACGGCGCTCGCCGGCCGAGCTCCGGACCGCGGGCTGATCACCTTCACGAAGGCCGGTCAGCTCGTCGTGCTCCTCCCGAAGGGGACACCGGGCGACCTCGGCTTCGTCCACGACGAGTTGATGTCGGTGCACGATGCGGATTGGTGGGTCGGCGTCGGCGGTCGGGCGGACGACCTGGGTGCGGTCGACCGTGCGTACCAGGAGGCGCGGGAAGCACTCGGCTTGTGCCGACTCTTCGGTTCGGCCCGGGTCGGGGTCTACGACACGATGCTGGCGCACCGGGTGCTGGCCGGCTCGCCGGAGGTTGCCGCCGAGCTTGTCGCCGCGGTGCTCGGACCGCTCGAGCGGTCGTCGCGTGGCGACCTGCTGGAGACGCTGGAGACGTTCATCGCCCACGGCGGCAACATGGCGGCGGTCGCGCGCGCGATGGCGCTCGGACCCCGGACAGTCTCCTACCGGCTCGATCGCATCGCCGAGCTGACGGGCTGGTCGGCGCGCGAGGCCGACGGCCGGTTCACGCTGGAACTGGCGCTTCGCTGTCGTCCCCTCGTCGGCCGGCGCAGCGCCGGCGGGGCGTCTTCAGCTCGCAAGCGGGGCCGATGA
- a CDS encoding ATP-binding protein translates to MVRPILAVTVGLPGMGKTTRAMEVEEELGAIRFTVDAWLKPLFGEANPREGRYIMEGRLIATARRLLELGQSVILDFGFWSRDERSALHDLARACGAEFRIEYADVERDEQWRRVDARQRSDHELATSFTISRDMLDVYADMFDPPTADELAATEPPPAPPEAGTWSAWRAARWPTSEEP, encoded by the coding sequence ATGGTTCGACCGATTCTCGCCGTCACCGTGGGTCTTCCCGGCATGGGCAAGACCACCCGCGCGATGGAGGTCGAGGAGGAGCTCGGGGCCATCCGCTTCACGGTCGACGCGTGGTTGAAGCCGCTTTTCGGTGAGGCGAACCCGAGAGAGGGCCGCTACATCATGGAGGGCCGGCTCATCGCGACCGCCCGCCGCCTCCTCGAGCTCGGCCAGAGCGTGATCCTCGACTTCGGCTTCTGGAGTAGGGACGAGCGCAGCGCGCTCCATGATCTCGCCCGAGCCTGCGGTGCCGAGTTCCGCATCGAGTACGCCGACGTCGAACGCGACGAGCAGTGGCGCCGGGTCGACGCACGCCAGCGATCGGACCACGAGTTGGCGACGTCGTTCACCATCAGCCGCGACATGCTCGACGTCTACGCCGACATGTTCGACCCGCCGACCGCCGACGAGTTGGCCGCGACCGAGCCGCCACCCGCACCGCCGGAGGCTGGAACCTGGTCGGCGTGGCGCGCCGCCCGTTGGCCGACGAGCGAGGAGCCCTGA
- a CDS encoding DUF222 domain-containing protein — protein sequence MFGDGVAELDDLGEAVDLALKVDFHALYADERDAAVVEIARLEAKLAALRSNAVQAYDAHLDWGREGHRSAAAGIRHRCRMYGGEAAGKVKLARALLKMPVTAAALERGDITEAHARRLMRSTSRPEFAGAEAMLIDKAMDRSYASWHRRVTYWEQQVDEARRDERDPEPPDDRETRREAHASKTVFDLTRVDAWLDPIGGEAFREALRRIEQELFDADWQLAKADHGDAVTVDKLWRTPAQRRADALVEMAQRAMTAPPGGKRPLPLVIIHTDLDTFEHALARVIGTQAPTPLGTDRLCETDDGTVIGPTQMIEQALLGHVRRLVYESPGVILDYGRSERLFKGALRQAIQARDRHCDHLGCEIPARRCEIDHVIEWDDQGETNHRNGKARCSYHHRNHKPRPG from the coding sequence ATGTTCGGTGATGGTGTTGCGGAGCTCGATGATCTGGGTGAGGCGGTCGATCTCGCGTTGAAGGTCGATTTCCATGCGCTGTACGCGGATGAGCGTGATGCGGCGGTGGTCGAGATCGCCCGGCTCGAAGCCAAGCTCGCGGCGTTGCGTTCGAATGCGGTGCAGGCCTACGACGCCCATCTCGACTGGGGCCGCGAAGGCCACCGATCCGCAGCGGCCGGCATACGGCATCGGTGTCGGATGTACGGCGGCGAAGCCGCCGGCAAAGTCAAGCTCGCCCGCGCACTGCTCAAGATGCCGGTGACCGCGGCGGCGCTGGAGCGCGGTGACATCACCGAAGCCCATGCCCGCCGGCTGATGCGGTCGACGTCGCGGCCCGAGTTCGCCGGCGCGGAAGCGATGCTGATCGACAAGGCCATGGACCGGTCCTACGCCAGCTGGCACCGACGCGTCACCTACTGGGAACAACAGGTCGACGAGGCCCGCCGCGACGAACGCGACCCCGAACCACCCGACGACCGCGAAACACGCCGCGAAGCCCACGCCTCCAAGACCGTGTTCGACCTGACCCGCGTCGACGCGTGGCTCGACCCGATCGGCGGTGAAGCCTTCCGCGAAGCCCTACGCCGTATCGAACAAGAACTCTTCGACGCCGACTGGCAGTTGGCCAAAGCCGACCACGGCGACGCGGTCACCGTCGACAAGCTCTGGCGCACCCCCGCCCAACGCCGCGCCGACGCCCTCGTCGAAATGGCCCAACGGGCCATGACCGCACCCCCCGGCGGCAAACGACCACTCCCGCTCGTCATCATCCACACCGACCTCGACACCTTCGAACACGCCCTCGCCCGCGTCATCGGCACCCAAGCCCCCACCCCGCTCGGCACCGACAGGCTCTGCGAAACCGACGACGGCACCGTCATCGGTCCCACCCAGATGATCGAACAAGCACTCCTCGGCCACGTCCGCCGCCTCGTCTACGAATCACCCGGCGTCATCCTCGACTACGGCCGAAGCGAACGGCTCTTCAAGGGGGCCCTCCGGCAGGCGATCCAGGCCCGCGACCGCCACTGCGACCATCTCGGGTGCGAGATACCAGCTCGGCGGTGCGAGATCGACCACGTGATCGAGTGGGACGATCAGGGAGAAACCAACCACCGCAACGGCAAAGCCCGCTGCAGCTACCACCACCGCAACCACAAACCCCGACCCGGCTAG
- a CDS encoding aminoglycoside phosphotransferase family protein, whose protein sequence is MTPARSGQALAARVLSTVGSHDGIQLLAEGMSSSAWRATVDGTPYVVRVPKGDGLRPLPRYEQEAHLLADLARRGVPVATTTIVELGDATCSLAEEIRGDPVRPNDWTSALVQEMHEALRIVHETDPALAVESDVVARFHLARIWPFDGTRLDDHPMAARWPERVAAVAAREAGIRLAGAAPATVVHTDLHWDHILVADGRLVGLLDFGDAFAGPAAWDDACLRYYHGPAVVGPLTEDARLLSIAFVLYKLAKTPARADVVERVDAVLRDALAG, encoded by the coding sequence GTGACCCCCGCTCGATCAGGCCAGGCCCTCGCCGCCAGGGTGCTCTCGACCGTCGGATCACACGACGGCATCCAGCTGCTCGCGGAGGGGATGTCCTCGTCGGCCTGGCGCGCGACGGTGGACGGGACCCCGTACGTGGTGCGGGTGCCGAAGGGCGACGGACTCCGACCGCTTCCCCGCTACGAGCAGGAGGCCCATCTGCTGGCCGATCTCGCGCGCCGGGGCGTGCCGGTCGCGACCACGACCATCGTCGAACTCGGTGATGCGACGTGCTCGCTCGCCGAGGAGATCCGGGGCGATCCGGTGCGGCCGAACGACTGGACGTCCGCGCTCGTGCAGGAGATGCACGAGGCACTGCGGATCGTGCACGAGACGGATCCGGCGCTCGCGGTCGAGTCCGATGTCGTCGCCCGCTTCCATCTCGCCCGGATCTGGCCCTTCGACGGCACGCGCCTCGACGACCACCCGATGGCTGCCCGCTGGCCCGAACGGGTCGCCGCGGTCGCGGCCCGGGAGGCCGGGATCCGGCTGGCGGGCGCGGCGCCGGCCACCGTGGTCCACACCGATCTGCATTGGGATCACATCCTCGTCGCCGACGGTCGCCTCGTCGGTCTCCTCGACTTCGGCGATGCGTTCGCCGGTCCGGCCGCGTGGGACGACGCGTGCCTGCGCTACTACCACGGTCCTGCGGTGGTCGGCCCGCTGACGGAGGATGCTCGACTGCTGTCCATCGCGTTCGTGCTCTACAAGCTCGCCAAGACGCCAGCGCGCGCCGATGTGGTCGAACGGGTCGACGCGGTGCTCCGCGACGCGTTGGCCGGGTGA
- the cysC gene encoding adenylyl-sulfate kinase — protein MTQSPNVVWHPGHLSQAERWEAIGHRGATVWFTGLSGSGKSTVATAVEKALLDAGRPCYVLDGDNVRMGLNGDLGFSAEDRDENVRRVAEVARLFADAGVVALVPLVSPYRAARDNARALHVAADVPFHEVFVDTPIELCEERDVKGLYAKARAGEITGFTGIDDPYEAPAAPELRLVPEDGDADTMAGLVLSLLG, from the coding sequence ATGACCCAGAGCCCGAACGTCGTCTGGCACCCGGGCCACCTCTCGCAGGCGGAACGCTGGGAGGCCATCGGTCATCGTGGCGCCACCGTGTGGTTCACCGGGCTCTCGGGCTCCGGCAAGTCCACGGTCGCGACGGCGGTCGAGAAGGCGCTGCTCGACGCCGGTCGGCCGTGCTACGTCCTCGATGGCGACAACGTCCGCATGGGACTCAACGGCGACCTCGGCTTCTCGGCCGAGGACCGCGACGAGAACGTGCGTCGCGTCGCGGAGGTCGCCCGCCTGTTCGCCGACGCCGGGGTGGTCGCGCTGGTGCCGCTGGTGTCCCCCTACCGAGCCGCCCGTGACAACGCCCGGGCGCTGCACGTCGCCGCCGATGTGCCGTTCCACGAGGTCTTCGTCGACACGCCGATCGAGCTCTGCGAGGAGCGCGACGTGAAGGGTCTCTACGCCAAGGCCCGGGCCGGCGAGATCACCGGGTTCACCGGCATCGACGATCCCTACGAGGCCCCGGCCGCGCCCGAGCTCCGCCTCGTGCCCGAGGACGGCGACGCCGACACGATGGCCGGCCTCGTGCTCTCACTGCTCGGCTAG
- the cysN gene encoding sulfate adenylyltransferase subunit CysN, translating to MEMLRFATAGSVDDGKSTLIGRLLYDTKTIFEDQMEAVERASVQMGTEYTNLALLTDGLRAEREQGITIDVAYRYFHTPRRKFIIADTPGHTQYTRNMVTGASTADLAIVLLDARKGVLEQSKRHAFLASLLRIPHLVLAVNKMDLVDYDQARFEEVKDEFRDFASKLDITDLTFIPVSALHGDNVVDRSPHMGWYEGPSLLHHLEEVHIASDRNHIDTRFPVQYVIRPQSDEYHDYRGYAGTIAGGVLRPGDDVVVLPSGFQSTVKSIDTLTGPLDEAFAPMAVTVRLNDELDISRGDMIVRPNNRPDVSQDVDAMVCWMNERLSLTPSSKVVIKHTTRTTKAIVKDLSYMLDINTLHRNESATELKLNEIGRVQLRTQQPLFFDEYRRNRETGSFIMIDEATNVTVGAGMILGESN from the coding sequence ATGGAGATGCTCCGATTCGCGACCGCAGGGTCGGTCGACGACGGCAAGTCCACCCTCATCGGGCGGCTGCTCTACGACACGAAGACGATCTTCGAGGACCAGATGGAGGCCGTCGAACGGGCCTCGGTCCAGATGGGCACCGAGTACACGAACCTCGCGTTGCTCACCGACGGTCTGCGGGCCGAACGTGAGCAGGGCATCACCATCGATGTCGCCTACCGCTATTTCCACACGCCCCGGCGCAAGTTCATCATCGCGGACACCCCCGGCCACACCCAGTACACGCGCAACATGGTCACCGGCGCGTCGACCGCCGATCTCGCCATCGTCCTGCTCGACGCCCGCAAGGGTGTGCTCGAGCAGTCGAAGCGTCACGCCTTCCTCGCGTCCCTGCTGCGTATTCCGCACCTGGTCCTCGCCGTCAACAAGATGGATCTGGTCGACTACGACCAGGCCCGCTTCGAGGAGGTCAAGGACGAGTTCCGCGACTTCGCCAGCAAGCTCGACATCACGGATCTGACGTTCATTCCGGTGTCGGCTCTCCACGGCGACAATGTCGTCGATCGGTCGCCCCACATGGGCTGGTACGAGGGCCCGTCGCTGCTGCACCACCTCGAGGAGGTGCACATCGCGTCCGACCGCAACCACATCGACACCCGGTTCCCGGTCCAGTACGTGATCCGTCCCCAGTCCGACGAGTACCACGACTATCGCGGCTACGCCGGCACGATCGCCGGCGGCGTCCTGCGGCCCGGCGACGACGTCGTCGTGCTGCCCTCGGGCTTCCAGTCGACGGTCAAGAGCATCGACACGCTGACCGGCCCGCTCGACGAGGCGTTCGCGCCGATGGCGGTCACCGTGCGGCTGAACGACGAGCTCGACATCTCCCGCGGCGACATGATCGTGCGTCCGAACAACCGGCCGGACGTGTCCCAGGACGTTGACGCGATGGTGTGCTGGATGAACGAGCGGCTGTCGCTGACGCCGAGCTCGAAGGTGGTCATCAAGCACACCACCCGCACCACGAAGGCGATCGTGAAGGATCTCAGCTACATGCTCGACATCAACACGTTGCACCGCAACGAGTCGGCCACCGAGCTGAAGCTGAACGAGATCGGCCGGGTGCAGCTGCGCACCCAACAGCCGTTGTTCTTCGACGAGTACCGCCGCAACCGGGAGACCGGCAGCTTCATCATGATCGACGAGGCCACGAACGTGACCGTCGGCGCGGGCATGATCCTCGGCGAATCCAACTGA
- the cysD gene encoding sulfate adenylyltransferase subunit CysD — translation MAYDLTHLRQLEAESIHIFREVAAEFENPCLLFSGGKDSIVMLRLAEKAFWPAKLPFPVMHVDTGHNFPEVIEFRDRRVAELGARLVVASVQDAIDSGRVVEETGPRASRNRLQTTALLDGIAEHRFDALFGGARRDEEKARAKERVYSFRDEFGSWDPKNQRPELWSLYNGRIKQGEHIRVFPISNYTELDIWQYIKEEGIDIPNVYFSHQREVFERDGMLLSTGPYITLMDDEEPFMETVRYRTVGDMSCTGAVESSADTIDKIIEEVAATRITERGATRADDRVSEAAMEDRKKEGYF, via the coding sequence ATGGCCTACGACCTCACCCATCTGCGCCAGCTCGAAGCGGAATCGATTCACATCTTCCGCGAAGTGGCTGCCGAATTCGAGAATCCCTGCCTCCTGTTCTCCGGGGGTAAGGACAGCATCGTCATGCTCCGGCTCGCCGAGAAGGCGTTCTGGCCGGCGAAGCTGCCGTTCCCCGTGATGCACGTGGACACGGGCCACAACTTCCCGGAGGTCATCGAGTTCCGGGACCGGCGTGTCGCCGAGCTCGGTGCCCGGCTGGTGGTCGCCTCCGTGCAGGATGCGATCGACTCCGGCCGCGTCGTCGAGGAGACGGGACCGCGGGCGAGTCGCAACCGGCTCCAGACCACGGCCCTGCTCGACGGCATCGCCGAGCACCGCTTCGACGCCCTCTTCGGTGGCGCCCGTCGCGACGAGGAGAAGGCGCGGGCCAAGGAGCGCGTCTACTCGTTCCGCGACGAGTTCGGATCCTGGGATCCGAAGAACCAGCGACCGGAACTGTGGAGCCTCTACAACGGGCGCATCAAGCAGGGCGAACACATCCGGGTGTTCCCGATCTCGAACTACACCGAGCTCGACATCTGGCAGTACATCAAGGAAGAGGGGATCGACATCCCCAACGTCTACTTCTCGCACCAGCGTGAGGTCTTCGAGCGCGACGGCATGCTGCTGTCGACCGGGCCCTACATCACGCTGATGGACGACGAGGAGCCGTTCATGGAGACCGTGCGTTACCGCACCGTCGGCGACATGAGCTGCACCGGTGCGGTCGAGTCCTCGGCCGACACCATCGACAAGATCATCGAGGAAGTCGCTGCCACCCGGATCACCGAGCGAGGTGCCACCCGCGCCGACGACCGGGTGTCCGAAGCGGCGATGGAAGACCGCAAGAAGGAGGGGTACTTCTAA
- a CDS encoding 3'(2'),5'-bisphosphate nucleotidase CysQ: MPATPEDHQLAADLAEEAGRLLVEIRARMHAADTPPAVLKDEGDRQAHELLMERLQAARPDDAILSEEGKDDPVRLRAARTWIVDPLDGTREFSEVPRTDWAVHVALVENHRPIAGAVALPALELVLSTAAPAVLSDSPADPPRMIVSRSRPPAAATHVAEALGADLVEMGSAGAKTMAVIRGECEIYAHSGGQYEWDSCAPVAVAAAAGCHVSRIDGSKLLYNQEDPYLPDLLVCRPELADAALAALASFED; encoded by the coding sequence ATGCCTGCCACGCCCGAAGATCACCAACTCGCCGCCGACCTCGCCGAGGAGGCGGGTCGTCTTCTCGTCGAGATCCGGGCCCGGATGCACGCCGCGGACACCCCGCCCGCCGTCCTCAAGGACGAGGGTGATCGCCAGGCCCACGAGCTCCTGATGGAACGCCTCCAGGCCGCGCGGCCCGACGACGCCATCCTCTCCGAGGAGGGGAAGGACGATCCCGTCCGGCTCCGCGCGGCCCGCACCTGGATCGTCGACCCCCTCGACGGCACCCGCGAGTTCTCGGAGGTCCCCCGCACCGACTGGGCCGTCCACGTCGCCCTGGTCGAGAACCATCGCCCGATCGCCGGCGCGGTCGCCCTCCCGGCTCTGGAGCTCGTGCTCTCGACGGCGGCCCCGGCCGTGCTCAGCGACTCGCCGGCCGACCCGCCCCGGATGATCGTCTCCCGCAGCCGTCCGCCCGCCGCCGCGACCCACGTCGCCGAGGCGCTCGGCGCCGACCTGGTCGAGATGGGCTCTGCCGGCGCCAAGACCATGGCCGTCATCCGCGGCGAGTGTGAGATCTACGCCCACTCGGGCGGGCAGTACGAGTGGGACTCGTGCGCACCGGTGGCCGTCGCCGCGGCGGCGGGCTGCCACGTCAGCCGCATCGACGGCAGCAAGCTGCTCTACAACCAGGAGGACCCCTACCTCCCGGATCTCCTCGTCTGCCGGCCGGAACTGGCGGACGCGGCCCTGGCCGCGTTGGCCTCCTTCGAGGACTGA
- a CDS encoding AarF/UbiB family protein, producing the protein MTQSPWSVDPDDMAWRAGVPGLRRASHRRLPTLIEPTRRPPGRRAITVVRHIGTALAGWAVNGRRKGGSASKADLSRRLREAAEALGPTYIKLGQIISSGEGIFPSELVAEFVKCRDQVPAEDFHLVREVVERDLGAPLEAVFASFDRRPIAAASIAQVHGATLRDGTDVVVKVQRPTVDTLVHQDLRVMAWLAPYLVGRIPITALANPPALVEVFAHTISEELDFRVEADNMIDVARVFVELGQDQFVVPRPHPELVTRRVLVMERIDGFNFDDLESYEAHGVDTHAVVRAGMIGFMEGALVHGVFHGDLHGGNLYVLPDGRTALLDFGITGRMSEARRLAFVRLLIAGMMNDPMGQLAALRDLGALPDDTDLDVVAADLGIFGDPVDPTTMTADELVAELQRVIKALLGYGARMPKELMLFVKNMVFLDGAIARLAPDLDLFAEIAHIAAYFAATHGENLAQQVGMDPTVYEFDPDGVRAAFGVDDTVETMTYRDLQARRELIRNRLRART; encoded by the coding sequence GTGACGCAGTCCCCCTGGTCCGTCGATCCGGACGACATGGCGTGGCGCGCCGGAGTGCCCGGGCTGCGTCGAGCCTCGCACCGGCGGCTGCCCACGCTGATCGAACCGACCCGGCGTCCACCGGGGCGTCGGGCCATCACGGTCGTCCGCCACATCGGCACCGCCCTCGCCGGCTGGGCCGTCAACGGCCGCCGGAAGGGCGGCTCGGCGTCGAAAGCCGACCTGTCGCGGCGGCTCCGGGAAGCAGCCGAGGCGCTCGGTCCGACCTACATCAAGCTCGGGCAGATCATCTCCAGCGGTGAAGGCATCTTCCCGTCGGAGCTCGTCGCCGAGTTCGTCAAGTGCCGGGATCAGGTGCCGGCCGAGGACTTCCACCTGGTGCGCGAGGTCGTCGAGCGCGATCTCGGTGCGCCGCTGGAAGCGGTGTTCGCCTCGTTCGACCGTCGCCCCATCGCGGCCGCGTCGATCGCCCAGGTGCACGGTGCGACCCTGCGCGACGGCACCGACGTCGTCGTGAAGGTGCAGCGCCCGACGGTGGACACGCTCGTCCACCAGGACCTGCGGGTGATGGCCTGGCTCGCCCCGTATCTCGTCGGCCGGATCCCCATCACCGCGCTCGCCAACCCCCCGGCCCTCGTCGAGGTCTTCGCCCACACGATCAGCGAGGAGCTCGACTTCCGGGTCGAGGCGGACAACATGATCGACGTGGCCCGGGTCTTCGTGGAACTCGGCCAGGACCAGTTCGTCGTTCCCCGGCCCCATCCCGAGCTCGTCACCCGACGGGTGCTCGTGATGGAGCGCATCGACGGATTCAACTTCGACGACCTCGAGTCCTACGAGGCCCACGGCGTCGACACCCATGCCGTCGTCCGGGCGGGGATGATCGGCTTCATGGAGGGCGCGCTCGTCCACGGCGTCTTCCACGGCGACCTGCACGGCGGCAACCTCTACGTACTCCCCGACGGCCGCACCGCCCTGCTCGACTTCGGGATCACCGGACGGATGAGCGAGGCCCGCCGCCTCGCGTTCGTGCGTCTCCTCATCGCCGGGATGATGAACGACCCGATGGGCCAACTCGCCGCGCTGCGCGATCTCGGCGCCCTCCCCGACGACACCGACCTCGACGTCGTTGCCGCGGATCTCGGCATCTTCGGCGACCCGGTCGACCCGACCACCATGACGGCGGACGAGCTCGTCGCCGAGCTCCAGCGCGTCATCAAGGCCCTCCTCGGGTACGGCGCCCGGATGCCCAAGGAACTGATGCTGTTCGTGAAGAACATGGTCTTCCTCGACGGCGCCATCGCCCGCCTCGCCCCGGACCTCGACCTGTTCGCCGAGATCGCCCACATCGCCGCCTACTTCGCAGCGACCCACGGCGAGAACCTGGCCCAACAGGTCGGCATGGACCCGACCGTCTACGAGTTCGACCCGGACGGGGTGCGGGCCGCGTTCGGCGTCGACGACACCGTCGAGACCATGACCTACCGCGACCTCCAGGCCCGCCGCGAGCTGATCCGCAACCGACTCCGCGCGCGGACCTGA